The genomic DNA ccctgccagtagagggggctggagctacaggttcagcaccaaccccctgccagtagagggggggggctggagctacaggtgcagcaccaaccccctgccagtagaggggggctggaactacaggtccagcacctcctccttgccagtagtgtggggctggagctacaggtccagcaccaaccccctgccagtagagcggggctggagctacaggtccagcaccaaccccctcccagtagagagggggtggggctggagctacaggtccaggaccaaccccatgccagtagaaggggctggagctacaggtccatcatcaatcccctgctagtactgggggccggagctacaggtccaggatcaaccccctgccagtagaggggggtagagctacaggtctagcaccaatcccctgccagttgaggggggctggagctacaggtctagcatcaaccccctaccagtaggggggggctggagctacaggtccagcaccatccccttgccagtagaggaggctggagctacaggtcaagcaccaaccccctgccagtagaggggctggagctacaggttcagcaccaaccccctgccagtagaggggggggggctggagctacaggtgcaacaCCCACtccttgccagtagtgtggggctggagctacaggtccagcaccaaccccctgccaacagagcagggctggagctactagtccaacaccaaccccctgccagtagagggggctagagctacagctccagcaccaaccccctgccagtaaagggggctggagctaaagatcctgcaccaaccccctgccagtagaggggggggggcgggcctggagctacaggtgcagcacctaccccctgccagtagaaggaggctggagctacaggtccagcacctaccccctgccagtagagggggggctggagctataggtccagcacctaccccctgtcagtagaggggggttttAACTACTAGTccggcaccaacccctgccagtagagaggactggagctacaggtccagcaccaaccccctgccagtagaggggggctggagctacatgtccaccacctaccctctgccagtacaggagggctggagctataagGCCAGCCCCAACACCccaccagtagaggagggctggagctacaggtccagcaccaaccccctgccactagatgggggcgggagctacaggtccagcaccaaccccctgccagtagaaggggactagagctacaggtccagaaccaaccccattccagtagagggggggctggagctacaggtccagcaccaacccccttccagtagagggggtctggagctacaggtccagcaccaaccccctgctagtagaggggggctggagctacaggtccagcagcatcccctgccagtagaggggggctgggtcaacacatccaacaccaaccccctgccagtagagggggagggctggagctgcaggtccagcaccaatcccctgccagtagaggggggctggagctacaggtccagcaccaaccccctgccagtagaaggggactggagctacaggtccagaaccaacccccttccagtagagggggggctggagtttcaggtccagcaccaaccccctgccactagagggagttacaggttcaggaccaaccccaccctacccgtagagggggctgcagctacaggtctagcaccaacaccctgccagtagagggggggtgggctagagctacaggtccagcatcaactcgcttccagtagagagggctggagctacagattcagggccaaccccctgccagtagagtgtggctggagctacaggtctagcaccaaccccctgccagtagaggggggctggagttacaggtccagggccaaccccaccctgcccgtagagggggctacagatacaggtccagcaccaaccccctgctagtagaggggggctggagctacaggtccaggaccaaccccatgccaatagagggggggctggagctacaggtccagcaccaacctcctgccagtagaggagggctggagctacaggtccatcaccaactcccttctagtagagaggggctggagctacaggtccagcaacaaccccctgccagttgaggggctggagctacaggtccagaaccaaccccctgccagtagaggggggctggagctacagatccaacactaaccccttgccagaagaagggggctggagctacaggtctagcaccaacccccagccagtagggaggggggtggagctacaggtccagcattaaccccctgagagtagagggggctggaactattggttcagcaccatccccttgacagtagagggggctggagctacaggttcagcaccaacccccctgccagtagaggggggctaaagttacaggtccagcacaaccccctgccagtagaggggggctgaagctacaggtctagcacaaccccccttccagttgaggggggctggagctacaggtccagcaccaaccccctgccagtagagggggggttggtgctacaggtccagcaccaaccccctgccagtagggaggggctggagctacaggtccagcttaatggggctgtcactgaccacaggtgataatggggctgacactgtccacaggtgataatggggcttttacagtgaccacaggtgataatggggctgactctgcccactgatgataatggggctgacactgtccacaggtgataatggggctgacactgaccactagtgataatggggctgacactgaccacaggtcataatggggctgacactgaccacaggtcataatggggctgacactgaccacaggtgataatggggctgacactgcccactggtgataatggggctgactctgcccactggtgataatggggctgacactgtccacaggtgataatggggctgacactgaccacaagtgataatggggctgacactgaccacaggtcataatggggctgacactgaccacaggtgataatggggctgacactgtccacaggtgataatggggctgacactgtccacaggtcataatggggctgactctgcccactggtgataatggggctgacgctgaccacaggtaataatggggctgacgctGATCACAGGTGattatggggctgacactgaccacaggtgataatggggctgactctgcccactggtgataatggggctaacactgaccacaggtgataatggggctgacactgtccactggtgataatggggctgacactgaccacaggtgataatggggctgacgctgatcacaagtgataatggggctgacactgaccacaggtgataatggggctctctctgcccactggtgataatggggctaacactgaccacaggtgataatggggctgacactgtccacaggtcataatttggctgacactgaccacaggtgataatggggctgacactgcccactggtgataatggggctgactctgcccactggtgataatggggctgacactgaccacaggtgataatggggctgacgctgatcacaagtgataatggggctgacactgaccacaggtgataatggggctctctctgcccactggtgataatggggctgacactgtccacaggtgataatggggctgacactgaccacaggtgataatggggctgacgctgatcacaagtgataatggggctgacactgtccacaggtgataatggggctgactctgcccactggtgataatggggctgacactgtccacaggtgataatggggctgacactgaccacaggtgataatggggctgacactgaccacaggtgataatggggctgacactgaccacaggtgataatggggctgactctgcccactggtgataatggggctgacactgtccacaggtgataatggggctgacactgaccacaggtgataatggggctgacactgaccacaggtgataatggggctgacactgaccacaggtgataatggggctgacactgaccacaggtgataatggggctgacactgaccacaggtgataatggggctgacactgaccacaggtgataatggggctgactctgcccactggtgataatggggctgacactgtccacaggtgataatggggctgacactgaccacaggtgataatggggctgacactgtccacaggtaataatggggctgacactgaccacaggtgataatggtgctgacactgtccactggtgataatgggactgacactgaccacaggtgataatggggctgacactgaccacaggtgataatggggctgacactgtccacaggtgataatggggctgacactgtccacaggtcataatggggctgactctgcccactggtgataatggggctgacgctgaccacaggtaataatggggctgacgctGATCACAGGTGattatggggctgacactgaccacaggtgataatggggctgactctgcccactggtgataatggggctaacactgaccacaggtgataatggggctgacactgtccactggtgataatggggctgacactgaccacaggtgataatggggctgacgctgatcacaagtgataatggggctgacactgaccacaggtgataatggggctctctctgcccactggtgataatggggctaacactgaccacaggtgataatggggctgacactgtccacaggtcataatttggctgacactgaccacaggtgataatggggctgacactgcccactggtgataatggggctgactctgcccactggtgataatggggctgacactgaccacaggtgataatggggctgacgctgatcacaagtgataatggggctgacactgaccacaggtgataatggggctctctctgcccactggtgataatggggctgacactgtccacaggtgataatggggctgacactgaccacaggtgataatggggctgacgctgatcacaagtgataatggggctgacactgtccacaggtgataatggggctgactctgcccactggtgataatggggctgacactgtccacaggtgataatggggctgacactgaccacaggtgataatggggctgacactgaccacaggtgataatggggctgacactgaccacaggtgataatggggctgactctgcccactggtgataatggggctgacactgtccacaggtgataatggggctgacactgaccacaggtgataatggggctgacactgaccacaggtgataatggggctgacactgaccacaggtgataatggggctgacactgaccacaggtgataatggggctgacactgaccacaggtgataatggggctgacactgaccacaggtgataatggggctgactctgcccactggtgataatggggctgacactgtccacaggtgataatggggctgacactgaccacaggtgataatggggctgacactgtccacaggtaataatggggctgacactgaccacaggtgataatggtgctgacactgtccactggtgataatgggactgacactgaccacaggtgataatggggctgacactgtccacaggatgaggacctccgcaggatgagggagcccgtcaagaggctggtggaggctggccgggtgttggctgtccaggaagaccaagatggccgccgctccgctaggataactctacaagacggacagctgtacctccacccactcctgcgtcagcccacgcccgccgACGCCCACgccctccaggttactttattatacccactagtcttactgacattactgattTACTGAGTTAtcataactaatatgataacattttgttatagttatcagcatgatttatttcatttcctgcaggagagtgaggttgtgggcgtgctggagccctcctgcaccctggcgttccttgacctcgggtgggcggggtcaacaagagggcgggtcaccatccggctgacccctgacactccgctggccagacagtttgtgttgttgtgtacgggccagcggggccacacctaccgcaacactaaactgttggaGGTGTGGCACAAGGGTCAGCCAGATGAGTATGTggtgggcggagactacgagagtaatgatggtaagggaggagccccactgctgcctgacctccaggggcagtaccgggagTCACACCGGGCAGGAGCTGTGTTGTGCTGCGATGATCTGGGGGGTCCCAGGAGTGCCCAgttcatcatcaccaccagggaccgccaggaTGATCGCCAGTGGACAcatgtcttcggtgatgtggtgagcggcctggatgtggtgagggcagcagtcaaccacagtgacattacggaggtgactgtggtggactgtggtgttgtgctgccactctagttcactgtaccatcaccatcactactgtggtgttgtgctgccactctagttcactgtaccatcaccatcactactgtggtgttgtgctgccactctagttcactgtaccaccaccatcactactgtggtgttgtgctgccactctagttcactgtaccaccaccatcactactgtggtgttgtgctgccactctagttcactaccaccactactgtggtgttgtgctgccactctagttcactgtaccatcaccatcatcactgtggtgttgtgctgccactctagttcactgtaccaccaccatcactactgtggtgctgtgctgccactctagttcactgtaccatcaccatcatcactgtggtgttgtgctgccactctagttcactgtaccaccaccatcactactgtggtgttgtgctgtcactctagttcactgtaccatcaccatcatcactgtggtgttgtgctgccactctagttcactgtaccatcactactgtggtgttgtgctgccactctagttcactgtaccaccaccatcactactgtggtgttgtgctgtcactctagttcactgtaccatcactactgtggtgttgtgctgccactctagttcactgtaccatcaccatcacaacggtggtgttgtgctgccactctagttcactgtaccagcaccatcactactgtggtgttgtgctgccactctagttcactgtaccatcactactgtggtgttgtgctgccactctagttcactgtaccaccactactgtggtgttgtgctgcctctctagttcactgtaccaccaccatcactactgtggtgttatgctgccactctagttcactctaccatcactatcactgctgtggtgttatgctgccactctagttcactgtaccatcaccataagtactgtggtgttgtgctgccactctagttcactgtaccaccaccatcactactgtggtgttgtgctgccactctagttcactgtacctccaccatcactactgtggtgttgtgctgccactctagttcactgtaccaccaccatcactactgtggtgttgtgttgccactctagttcactgtaccatcaccatcactactatagtgttgccactctagttcactgtaccatcaccatcactactgtggtgttgtgctgccactctagttcactgtaccaccaccatcactactgtggtgttgtgctgccactctagttcactgtaccaccaccatcactactgtggtgttatgttgcca from Procambarus clarkii isolate CNS0578487 chromosome 32, FALCON_Pclarkii_2.0, whole genome shotgun sequence includes the following:
- the LOC138370569 gene encoding uncharacterized protein, with amino-acid sequence MKLLELEDTSVVDMTTQGEEGKTQLQAMLGSLDTVNTPQEVGTTIDTADGCKMKVEDWLRKCQELFPDVNTVHTSVKVQETIREALEITTTETGATADPVHLGDSASSIMDKVQEITLEIPQKQLTDEDLRRMREPVKRLVEAGRVLAVQEDQDGRRSARITLQDGQLYLHPLLRQPTPADAHALQESEVVGVLEPSCTLAFLDLGWAGSTRGRVTIRLTPDTPLARQFVLLCTGQRGHTYRNTKLLEVWHKGQPDEYVVGGDYESNDGKGGAPLLPDLQGQYRESHRAGAVLCCDDLGGPRSAQFIITTRDRQDDRQWTHVFGDVVSGLDVVRAAVNHSDITEVTVVDCGVVLPL